From a region of the Vibrio orientalis CIP 102891 = ATCC 33934 genome:
- a CDS encoding cache domain-containing protein, producing the protein MGFVSNRRLTVNIILLSIVPLIIVVSIVASILFSQAKQLVEDQVSLTRNNVLAVKKQELKQYVEMAVKSIEPYYSDESLTPELAKQIVIEKLSQLTYGSDGYFFAYTWEGDALVLPYQKDRIGKNWWHVEDVQGKKLLQELIQAGREGGGFVDYLWHKPSKKEPLPKLSYAISLDKWQWMVGTGVYLDDIERQVDHMESGFDQNIGKTSTALFGLMFVAVTVIAGLGASLNLNVRRLANQQLSVLNQQIIDSQENERRRVSRELHDGVNQLLVAAKYRLDNVTKEQDEEKKRFELDASKNAMEHAIVEVRRISRDLRPPQLDDLGLVAGIETYINELRDRVQMELVFEHDIDGLEFLPQVETTLYRVVQEALHNVEKHANAQGVDVIMQREGHMLILTISDDGIGIPAKQLKSKKNSSTHLEHMGLQNMKERIQAIGGTFSVTSEQGEGTEVRVSLNMEFV; encoded by the coding sequence ATGGGATTTGTAAGCAACCGACGACTGACGGTAAACATAATATTGTTGTCGATCGTGCCACTGATCATTGTGGTCTCGATTGTTGCGAGCATTCTATTTAGTCAGGCAAAACAATTAGTTGAAGATCAGGTGTCACTGACACGAAACAATGTGCTGGCGGTGAAAAAGCAAGAGTTAAAGCAGTACGTAGAAATGGCAGTCAAAAGTATCGAGCCTTACTACTCAGATGAATCCCTAACCCCTGAGCTTGCTAAGCAAATTGTTATCGAAAAATTGAGCCAGCTCACGTATGGCAGCGATGGATACTTCTTTGCTTATACGTGGGAAGGCGATGCGCTGGTGTTACCATATCAAAAAGATCGCATAGGTAAGAACTGGTGGCATGTAGAAGATGTTCAAGGTAAAAAACTGCTCCAAGAATTGATTCAAGCAGGTAGAGAAGGTGGCGGTTTTGTTGATTACCTTTGGCATAAGCCCTCTAAAAAAGAACCGTTGCCTAAGCTGAGCTACGCTATCTCATTGGATAAATGGCAGTGGATGGTGGGCACCGGAGTCTATCTTGATGATATTGAGAGACAAGTCGATCATATGGAGAGTGGCTTTGATCAGAACATTGGCAAAACCAGTACCGCGCTGTTTGGGCTGATGTTTGTCGCGGTGACGGTTATTGCAGGGTTAGGAGCTTCACTCAACCTGAATGTTAGGCGCTTAGCTAACCAACAACTGAGTGTATTGAATCAACAGATCATCGATTCGCAAGAGAACGAACGCCGCCGTGTATCAAGAGAACTGCATGATGGCGTTAATCAGTTATTGGTCGCGGCTAAGTATCGCTTAGACAATGTCACCAAAGAGCAAGATGAAGAGAAGAAGCGATTTGAGCTTGATGCGAGCAAGAACGCGATGGAACATGCCATTGTCGAGGTTCGCCGGATCTCGCGTGATTTACGACCGCCACAACTGGATGATTTGGGCTTGGTCGCAGGTATTGAAACCTATATCAATGAATTGAGAGATCGAGTTCAAATGGAGCTAGTGTTTGAGCATGATATAGATGGACTTGAGTTTTTACCTCAAGTTGAAACGACGCTTTATCGAGTGGTGCAAGAAGCGCTGCACAACGTGGAAAAACATGCCAATGCTCAAGGCGTCGATGTGATTATGCAGCGTGAAGGACACATGCTGATCTTAACCATTAGCGATGATGGTATTGGCATTCCTGCAAAGCAGTTGAAGTCGAAGAAGAACAGTAGCACGCATCTTGAACATATGGGGCTACAAAACATGAAAGAACGGATTCAAGCGATTGGCGGAACGTTTAGCGTCACCAGTGAGCAGGGTGAAGGAACGGAAGTACGCGTGAGCTTAAACATGGAGTTTGTATGA
- a CDS encoding response regulator translates to MIRLILADDHRLMQDGLKSRLEREDNLDIIACVGTGTEALEATLELKPDVLLLDINMPNLNGIEVLEQLAKTSSATSVIMLSMHDSRDYVVRSVKAGAKGYVLKDVGSEELVMAINQVAQGRSYLCPQASDRLLEQINEAPEEKDDTLSKRESDVLKAIANGAGNKEIADSLHISVRTVETHRLRIKKKLGATSTAALVKLALQKGLVT, encoded by the coding sequence ATGATTAGATTGATATTGGCGGATGACCACCGTCTAATGCAAGACGGGCTAAAATCGCGATTAGAGCGTGAAGATAACTTAGATATTATCGCCTGTGTCGGTACAGGCACTGAAGCCTTAGAAGCAACACTGGAGTTAAAACCCGATGTACTGCTGCTCGACATCAACATGCCCAACTTAAATGGGATTGAAGTGTTGGAACAGCTAGCGAAAACCAGCTCTGCCACATCGGTCATTATGCTCTCGATGCATGATAGTCGTGACTATGTGGTTCGCTCGGTCAAAGCCGGCGCGAAAGGCTATGTGCTAAAAGATGTCGGTTCAGAAGAGCTCGTCATGGCGATTAATCAAGTCGCGCAAGGTCGTTCTTATCTGTGTCCGCAAGCTTCCGATAGATTACTTGAGCAGATAAACGAAGCACCTGAAGAGAAGGATGACACCTTATCTAAGCGTGAGTCCGATGTACTGAAAGCCATTGCTAACGGCGCAGGGAATAAAGAGATCGCCGATTCGCTGCATATCAGTGTTCGTACCGTTGAGACTCATCGCTTAAGAATCAAAAAGAAACTTGGCGCAACGTCGACCGCAGCGCTGGTTAAGTTGGCATTACAAAAGGGTTTGGTGACCTAA
- a CDS encoding LysR family transcriptional regulator: MSKNLLSSRQPILDKIVFFCAVVRSGSFREASIQQGLSPAAGSRWVKELEEALSVELIKRSTRQLVATQAGQLLYDRFAPLLPDINSLCEEVQNLAEEQQGEIRISSTPLFARQYLTKIVAEYMQKHPKVNFRIFIEAGEFDPLTIDFAFRASASYEGERDIDSLLVRKRLLRETLYLCASPEYIKQHGEPVNPEQLKQHRCLYAKTLLSGNRWCFEYQGESEIVTIQDTLECDNSEMLLDLALEHAGVAYLPHSLVHPALESGELCQIMANYQCASFDVDMFYRPRSPMPERSSGFKQYLVERITALSA, encoded by the coding sequence ATGTCTAAGAATCTGCTTTCTAGCCGACAACCCATCCTCGATAAAATCGTCTTCTTTTGCGCGGTGGTGCGAAGTGGCTCTTTTCGAGAAGCGTCAATACAGCAGGGGTTATCACCCGCCGCCGGCAGCCGCTGGGTAAAAGAGCTAGAAGAAGCCCTATCAGTTGAGCTGATTAAGCGCAGCACACGTCAATTAGTGGCGACCCAAGCAGGCCAGTTACTCTATGATCGGTTTGCGCCGCTTTTGCCAGATATCAATAGTCTGTGTGAAGAGGTACAAAATTTAGCTGAAGAGCAGCAAGGTGAAATCAGAATCTCATCCACGCCTTTGTTTGCTCGTCAGTATCTGACCAAGATTGTCGCCGAATATATGCAAAAGCATCCGAAGGTTAATTTTCGTATCTTTATTGAAGCGGGAGAGTTTGATCCGCTGACCATCGACTTTGCTTTTCGAGCCAGTGCCAGTTATGAAGGCGAGCGAGATATCGACTCCTTATTAGTTAGAAAGCGCCTATTGCGCGAAACGCTCTATCTATGTGCGTCCCCTGAATACATCAAACAACATGGCGAACCGGTTAACCCAGAGCAGCTTAAACAGCATCGCTGTCTTTACGCGAAAACCTTGCTCAGCGGTAATCGCTGGTGTTTTGAGTATCAAGGGGAGTCAGAGATCGTCACCATTCAAGATACGTTGGAGTGCGATAACAGTGAAATGTTGCTCGATTTAGCTTTAGAGCACGCTGGCGTTGCTTACTTGCCCCATTCACTTGTTCATCCTGCTCTGGAGTCGGGTGAGCTTTGCCAAATAATGGCCAACTATCAATGTGCCAGTTTTGATGTTGATATGTTCTACCGTCCTCGCTCACCAATGCCTGAGCGCAGCAGTGGTTTCAAGCAGTACCTAGTTGAACGTATTACAGCACTGAGCGCCTGA